CCTTAGAGGCCAGGGGTGGAGGAAGAAAAGAGGGAACATACCTACATACAATAATACGTGGAAGATAATCTTCTATAcaacaagaaaacacacatgGATTTAATCTTATCAAGCAACACCCAAGAACTTTATTCCTAAGACCCAcaaacttataaatatatatagcaaACACAAGATAGAGAGTATACTACTCAAGCCTTATAACAACCACGTCCATACTGTATACTCATCAGAAAGCCATGAAACTCTTTCTGTCTATGATTGCCACAAATTCTTAGCAATTGCAAGGTTGAACAATCAAAAGCAACCAATTTTACCTACTCCCCTTCTTTGAAATGGAACCCCCAAAAAAAAGGGTCCATACTCTTATTAACGTGTTCTCAATACAAATTGCTCTACCATTTCAACACCACCAAAAGAAGATCACAAACAAACGACGCAAGGTAACAAGAGTTTTTAAAAAGCCGTAGCCTTTTACCTTCGGAATCAACTCCACGAATTCCTGATACAGACGAGCCGTCTCGTTCTCCTCTTTCTGAAACATCATCATCGATTTTATCAAATTATGCAGATCGAAGCTAAATTGcattaaaaagagagagagagagagagagagagagagagagagagatataaaCAAGACAAACCTTCTTCCTgactacttcttcttcttctctgtgtTTCTGGAATGGAGTTTTCTTACGGGTGATCGAGAAATAACTCATCTTTCCAGAATCCAAACTTATCGCCGAGCTAAAGCCACAACGAATTCATTGCTTTCGACTCCAAAAGCTTCATTGTTGCTTAATTGCAGATTGAGAAAGATCGGAGCAGGAAGCTATTTGGAGTAGGCATAGGTAGGTCCtgttttggtttggttgatTCAAATTTTCGGATTTTTACTAATTATCAATGTTCTAAGAATAGCTTTATAGAGGATTAGCCACCGGAGGGATTATTCTAGCCCCAGCCTTagcaaattattgatttattttatatattttatatatatttatatgatatattttagtttttaagtttaattataaaattattgtgatgaattatcaaaattagatatacaaaacaaaagaaaataaataaatttgtagatttgtaataatattattgattaatttaacatatataaacaattttatatcgattttaaacaattttaaccGATTTAAACCagtttaaactaatttaaatcatataaataggTATAAattggatttttaaaaaatcgtttTGGATAGAATCGATTTACGCGGAAGCCTAGGCGCCTTGACCCATTTTTAGAACCTTGCTAATTATCATGttgggtttggtttggttacTTTGGATCGGATTATAGAGGTTCGGATCTAATTTAGGTAGTtactttggtttgggtttggagtAAAAAAGTCCATAAGCCTAGTTCGGAGGAAGCGAGATGGTTGACGGCCCTTTAACGGCCCATATTTAACTGTACTGACTATGACGCATCTTCATGTTGCTGACGTCATTCTTCCCGATTGCGTCAGAAAGGCCtctctatttataaaaaaaaaaaaaaaaaaattcaacaaataGTCTACCGCCGCCGCCGCAAACCTAACTCTTCGCCGCCGTGTTGTTCCCAACTCTGTCTAACTCTTCAGTTGAATAAGGATGGAAGGAGGAGGTGAAGGAAGTAGTAGCGCCGCCGCCGCAGCAGGAGTAGTTCCGAAATCAGCGATGGATGCTGTGAAGCAAGCACTGGCCCACCTCGAGGAGCTCAAACCGCAGCTCGAGGAGATGCTCTCTCTAGCTCAGCCAGAGGTTCTTGCCCAAATGCAGCCGTTGAAGCGAGCTAAGGTTATGTACATGCTCGCCGAAGCCACCACAACAATCTTCAATCGTaaccctcctcctcttcctctttcttcttcttcgttcttaCTATAAGATTGAAAAGTTTGTTCCTTTGTGGGATATATAAATGTGTTGTtgtggcttttttttttgttttacagtgAGGTTGAGATGTACAGGTGTTAATCCTGACGATCACCGTGTCAAATCCGAAATTGTAATGTCTTTTGGCTATTCGTTTTtgtttgttgatgaaatgacATCTCTTTGGCTGTTTTTGCTGATGgtgtagtctttttttttttttttgcaggagaGGCTTGACGTCTACAAAGAGAAGTTGCAGCGGTGTATGGATCGAAGCAAGGGTAAACACCCTGTTCCTTACTAATTTCGTTAGAAAGATCAAAACTTGTTTCTTATATGACTGTTTGGATTGCAAGATTTTGAGTATTTGGGTTTGTTTAAACTTTTGTTTCAGTTTGAATTGGTGATTGTGTGGTCTTGTGGACAAAAACAAGTCTTATCTCTTAACCAGCCTCATTTAGCTTATAAAGTTGCTGCCTTAGATATTTGTGCTCTTAGTTTATAAATTTCTTAGCCAGTCTTATTTTATAGAGAATGGCAGGCGCTATTGCTAAGCGACGGTTAAGCGTCTTATAGTCTTATAGAGAATTATTGTTTAGGTGGGTGTCTAAACCGATTTTTTAGACGCTTACACGATTTTCTTAAATATCATTATGGAAAAATCGTTTCATTTAGATCCAATTTGCTGAACCGCTGCCTCGGTTTTTAGAGCACCTCCAACCCACCTTTATAGTAGAGATCtccatagaaaaaaaaatatagatgagATTTTTGCTCCAATATGTTCTTCTATAATAAGAGAATGCTATATTTGTCTTTAtaaatagaggaatgctattctatttttttctctattttagagatttctattatagagatgggttggagatggtcttagaacACTGTTGTAAACGCAGTCCTCTTTTCTAATCTTTCTAGGGACCTGCATTTCTGACCTTGTACTGGAGTATCTGtgtttgttagttttttttttgtgctatAAGGTGATGATTATAACTTCTTTCGTGGAAGGATTTATTATTGCATACACCCATCTTAAATGCAGGGGAGTAGTATGTCAACTTTGTATACTGAAGTGGTGTTTCCATTGGAAGGCTTATCATATTCTCTCCCGCCTAATGCATTGTTCTGCGCTTAGCTTTTCGTCACCTTGACTATTTCATCTACCTATATCATCTTTAATTTCCAATTTGCTTCTATAAAAAAATGTGTTGCATTCCATTTGGGACACCTAAGTCTGTTGAAATCAAATAAACTTCTTTGTTTGCTATATTTCCCAAATTGATTGATACTCAACTTActtttataaaacttataagATCTATTTCATTGAATTCTTGTTAGCAAGCCATTTTCCCTTTTTGTTGAAGATCCATCAGTTTTTCCGTCTACAACAGTTTTACATGGTTTGGGCCTCGCTCCGTACATAGAGCGAGGCCCAAACCATGTAATTTAAATCCCTCCCAACGGGAATCGAACTTATGACTTGGTGTTGGTTTCATCATTTCATTAGATAAGCGTTACATCAGTTTTATCTTGTTTAGGAATCTTTTTTATTCAGTTGGATTTTGTTAGAGACTGAATTGCTACCTTAAATTCACTGTCTTATCCGCTATATgatctcttatttttttaacctttttatcGTAGAACCATTGCGTCCGACTACAGTCTTAAACCGTCAGGCAGCAACCCGTTTCATCGAACACTCTCTGCCTGATCTTTCATCTGGTAAGCTTTTATACAGTTTTCGGCTCCGACTGGTGACCATTTCGGGAACACGAGGAACGAATAGAAAATGAATGTATAGGAATAAAATTACATGAATGAAAAGGAATACTTGTTtcttatcaaatttaacaagaaatgtttttgttttatatttctctacaaaaaaaggaatgaaGAGGAACAAGAAGGAAAAactattccttgtgaatggtgtttttttttgggaatgatAAGGAATTCAGCGTTCCCTTTCGTTCCTTGGTCACTATTCAAAGCCTTCGCTTTCCTACCTTCCTCGTTTCTCTAACAACCGTTGTTTGATAATTGCAGCTCAAAGGCAAAACATTAGAGACCTCAGCAAAGGAGAGAAATCAAGGATGAGGTATTCTGAAACATCTGCAAAAAAGAGGAAATACCAATCAAATGAGAA
This genomic interval from Brassica napus cultivar Da-Ae chromosome A6, Da-Ae, whole genome shotgun sequence contains the following:
- the LOC106348512 gene encoding nuclear nucleic acid-binding protein C1D isoform X2 gives rise to the protein MEGGGEGSSSAAAAAGVVPKSAMDAVKQALAHLEELKPQLEEMLSLAQPEVLAQMQPLKRAKVMYMLAEATTTIFNLRLRCTGVNPDDHRVKSEIERLDVYKEKLQRCMDRSKAQRQNIRDLSKGEKSRMRYSETSAKKRKYQSNEKQSVRSAAKEFLEKAARELNGNNENGLKDPLMAAAEGSDDVEMGTA
- the LOC106348512 gene encoding nuclear nucleic acid-binding protein C1D isoform X1; translated protein: MEGGGEGSSSAAAAAGVVPKSAMDAVKQALAHLEELKPQLEEMLSLAQPEVLAQMQPLKRAKVMYMLAEATTTIFNLRLRCTGVNPDDHRVKSEIERLDVYKEKLQRCMDRSKEPLRPTTVLNRQAATRFIEHSLPDLSSAQRQNIRDLSKGEKSRMRYSETSAKKRKYQSNEKQSVRSAAKEFLEKAARELNGNNENGLKDPLMAAAEGSDDVEMGTA